From a region of the Candidatus Pantoea bituminis genome:
- a CDS encoding glycosyltransferase produces MRLVFAGGEFYRKGGAEVVLAITQLLDEKKIDESQLEVQLIGDLTKRHNIAHRQYQDNEDFYRSIENRIQRYRCFKHQTRMDNAALMALFRHSDVGLLPTWQETYGFSVLEMQSSGCPVITSNVRALPEINPPGAGWCIGGALNDDREYSISSVTEKEQLRQALINALKRTLMDIIEDPTIAHEKGEGAITRIREQHCPLRYIHQLNDIYHRGVAEFVRHPPMISI; encoded by the coding sequence TTGCGCCTGGTTTTTGCGGGCGGTGAGTTTTATCGCAAGGGCGGTGCTGAAGTCGTACTGGCAATAACGCAATTGCTGGATGAGAAAAAGATTGATGAGTCGCAATTAGAGGTGCAGTTAATTGGTGATCTCACTAAGCGCCATAACATTGCGCACCGGCAATATCAGGACAATGAAGACTTTTATCGCAGTATTGAAAACCGTATACAGCGCTATCGCTGCTTTAAACATCAAACCCGCATGGATAATGCCGCGCTGATGGCGCTGTTTCGCCACAGTGATGTCGGATTGCTGCCCACCTGGCAAGAGACTTACGGCTTTTCCGTGCTGGAAATGCAATCCAGTGGCTGTCCGGTAATAACCAGTAATGTGCGCGCTTTACCTGAAATTAACCCACCTGGCGCTGGCTGGTGTATTGGTGGGGCCTTAAATGATGACCGTGAATACAGTATCTCCAGCGTTACTGAAAAAGAGCAACTGCGTCAGGCATTGATTAATGCATTAAAACGCACGCTGATGGATATTATTGAAGATCCCACCATCGCCCATGAAAAAGGTGAGGGCGCCATTACACGTATCAGAGAGCAACATTGTCCGCTGCGTTATATTCATCAACTCAACGATATTTATCACCGTGGCGTAGCAGAATTTGTGCGTCATCCGCCGATGATCTCAATTTGA
- a CDS encoding SDR family oxidoreductase produces MTTPTNKTLDLNEYPKPPFEEQSQDVPGLASKMVPVPDHGETSYRGTGRLTGRKALITGGDSGIGRAVAIAYAREGADVAINYLPAEESDAAEVIKLIQAEGRKAIAIPGDIRSEEFCQKLVKDAVEQLGGLDILVNNAGRQQFNESIRTLSTEDFDATFKTNVYAMFWITKAAVDYLPRGASIINTSSVQAFKPSEILLDYAQTKACIVAFTKSLAQQLGEEGIRVNAVAPGPFWTPLQTSGGQPQEKIKQFGASAPLGRPGQPAEIAPLYVTLASTESSYTSGQVWCTDGGTGTL; encoded by the coding sequence ATGACAACGCCAACAAATAAAACCCTCGATTTGAACGAATATCCAAAACCACCCTTTGAAGAGCAATCACAAGATGTACCGGGTTTAGCCAGCAAAATGGTACCGGTTCCCGACCATGGCGAAACCAGCTATCGCGGCACTGGACGCCTTACCGGCCGTAAAGCGCTGATCACGGGTGGTGATTCGGGTATTGGTCGCGCTGTAGCGATTGCCTATGCACGAGAAGGTGCGGATGTGGCGATCAACTATTTACCGGCTGAGGAATCTGATGCAGCTGAAGTGATTAAGCTGATTCAGGCGGAAGGCCGTAAAGCTATCGCTATTCCTGGGGATATTCGTAGTGAAGAATTTTGCCAGAAACTGGTTAAAGACGCGGTAGAACAATTAGGTGGCCTGGATATTTTGGTCAATAACGCGGGTCGCCAGCAGTTTAATGAATCCATTCGTACGTTAAGTACAGAAGATTTTGACGCTACGTTTAAAACCAACGTCTATGCGATGTTTTGGATCACGAAAGCGGCAGTGGATTATTTACCGCGCGGTGCCAGTATTATTAACACCTCTTCTGTTCAGGCATTTAAACCCAGCGAAATTTTGCTGGACTATGCACAAACTAAAGCCTGTATCGTGGCGTTCACTAAATCCCTTGCGCAGCAGCTTGGCGAGGAAGGCATTCGCGTGAATGCTGTGGCACCGGGACCTTTCTGGACGCCATTGCAAACCAGCGGTGGTCAGCCGCAAGAAAAAATTAAACAGTTTGGTGCGTCAGCGCCACTGGGCCGCCCGGGTCAACCGGCTGAGATCGCCCCACTCTATGTCACGCTGGCCTCAACGGAGTCCAGCTACACTTCAGGACAAGTCTGGTGCACCGATGGCGGTACCGGCACGCTGTAA
- a CDS encoding ABC transporter substrate-binding protein — MRYSSLAAVLVLSSSTLSFSAYAAGNLNMICSADVVVCEQMTRIFSQSHPDIKVSMVRLSAGEAYARIRSEARNPRTDIWWAGTGDPHMQAAEEGLSQPYKSPLLDQQQDWAKKQAEISNYRTVGIYAGALGWGYNTKLLADKKLKEPKCWADLLDPAFKGEIQIANPNSSGTAYNTLATLVQIMGEDKAFDYLKKLNANISQYTKSGSAPVKAAARGETTIGIVFMHDAVAMQVDGFPIKSVAPCEGTGYEIGSMSIIKGARNLASAKIWYDWALSAEAQSHMKEAKSFQLPSNRSAEISEYAPRFENIKLIDYDFKTYGDSAKRKALLGRWDKEIGSSAQ, encoded by the coding sequence ATGCGTTACTCATCGCTCGCCGCCGTTCTGGTTTTAAGTAGCTCGACGCTGTCCTTTTCTGCCTATGCAGCCGGTAATCTCAATATGATTTGCTCCGCAGACGTGGTGGTTTGTGAGCAGATGACACGCATCTTCAGCCAGTCACATCCCGATATAAAAGTCAGTATGGTCAGGCTTTCAGCCGGTGAAGCCTATGCGCGTATCCGTAGCGAAGCTCGCAACCCGAGAACCGATATTTGGTGGGCGGGCACCGGCGATCCCCATATGCAGGCCGCAGAAGAGGGGTTGTCGCAGCCTTATAAGTCACCGTTATTAGACCAGCAGCAGGATTGGGCAAAAAAACAGGCGGAGATTTCAAATTATCGCACCGTGGGCATTTATGCGGGCGCGTTAGGCTGGGGCTATAACACCAAATTATTGGCCGATAAAAAGCTTAAAGAGCCGAAGTGCTGGGCCGATCTGCTCGACCCCGCGTTCAAAGGTGAAATTCAGATTGCTAACCCGAACTCATCCGGCACCGCCTACAACACCCTGGCGACGCTGGTGCAGATCATGGGTGAAGACAAGGCGTTCGATTACCTGAAAAAACTCAACGCCAATATTTCGCAATATACCAAGTCAGGTTCTGCGCCGGTAAAAGCGGCGGCACGTGGCGAAACGACGATTGGTATTGTGTTTATGCATGATGCGGTGGCGATGCAGGTTGATGGGTTCCCGATTAAATCTGTCGCGCCCTGTGAAGGCACCGGTTATGAGATTGGCTCAATGTCGATCATCAAAGGCGCGCGTAATCTCGCCAGCGCCAAAATCTGGTATGACTGGGCACTCAGCGCCGAGGCGCAATCACACATGAAAGAGGCAAAATCTTTCCAGCTACCGTCTAATCGCAGTGCTGAAATCTCGGAATACGCACCACGTTTTGAAAACATCAAGCTGATCGATTACGACTTCAAAACCTACGGTGATTCAGCGAAGCGCAAAGCGCTGTTAGGACGCTGGGATAAAGAGATTGGATCCAGCGCACAGTAA
- the ampC gene encoding class C beta-lactamase produces the protein MKKLLSLVLLFSLSPCSVVASPDLTSQQVTLLVQQTIEPLLKQQAIPGMSVAVLYKGRAQYINFGLADVESGRAVTENTIFELGSVSKTFTGVLASVLIRNGDLRLTEPVKKYWPELSGAQWQNIRMLHLATYTAGGLPLQLPDTVTDQASLLSYYQNWQPQAAPGTIRQYSNASIGLFGYLMTKGRFEEAMIKSVFQPLRLTRTFFTVPKTMMFDYAWGYKNGQPIRVSPGMLDAEAYGIKSSARDMLTFMQANANPNGLSSGNTLLRNAIMTSQSRYFETGLMFQGLGWEIYNWPVAVQTLVDASDNNVALSAQPTKMVTPAGPTDRASWVHKTGATNGFGAYIAFIPARNTGIVMLANKNYPNQERIKAAFHILEALQ, from the coding sequence ATGAAAAAGCTGCTCTCTTTGGTCTTACTTTTCTCTCTTTCGCCCTGCAGTGTTGTCGCCTCACCCGATTTGACGTCACAGCAGGTCACTCTGTTGGTCCAACAAACCATCGAACCGCTACTGAAACAACAGGCGATCCCTGGCATGTCGGTAGCGGTGCTTTATAAAGGCCGCGCACAGTACATTAATTTTGGTCTGGCCGATGTTGAATCAGGCCGAGCGGTCACGGAAAACACCATTTTTGAATTAGGTTCCGTGAGCAAAACCTTTACGGGTGTGTTGGCCAGCGTGTTGATACGCAACGGCGATCTGCGTCTTACTGAGCCAGTGAAAAAATACTGGCCGGAACTTTCAGGGGCGCAATGGCAAAACATCAGAATGTTGCATCTCGCGACCTATACGGCAGGCGGATTGCCTTTGCAGCTTCCTGATACTGTTACCGATCAGGCTTCGCTGCTGAGCTATTACCAAAACTGGCAGCCACAAGCGGCACCGGGCACGATTCGCCAGTACTCCAACGCCAGTATTGGCTTGTTTGGTTACTTGATGACCAAAGGCCGCTTCGAAGAAGCAATGATCAAAAGTGTGTTTCAGCCTCTGCGTTTGACGCGAACCTTCTTTACCGTACCGAAAACCATGATGTTTGATTACGCATGGGGCTACAAAAATGGCCAGCCGATACGCGTTTCACCCGGCATGCTCGACGCTGAAGCCTATGGGATAAAATCGTCGGCACGCGATATGCTCACCTTTATGCAGGCGAATGCCAATCCCAACGGCTTATCATCCGGTAATACGCTGCTGCGAAACGCCATCATGACATCTCAGTCACGCTACTTTGAAACCGGTTTAATGTTCCAGGGTTTGGGATGGGAAATTTATAACTGGCCGGTTGCTGTGCAAACGTTGGTGGATGCCAGCGACAACAACGTGGCGTTATCAGCACAACCAACAAAAATGGTAACGCCTGCGGGACCGACCGATCGCGCTTCATGGGTTCATAAAACGGGTGCCACCAACGGGTTTGGGGCTTACATCGCTTTTATTCCAGCACGCAACACCGGCATTGTGATGCTGGCTAATAAAAATTACCCCAATCAAGAACGCATTAAAGCCGCATTTCACATTCTGGAAGCGCTGCAGTAA
- a CDS encoding LacI family DNA-binding transcriptional regulator, whose amino-acid sequence MNNDKWVVSAQDVAERAGVSRSAVSRTYTPGASVSEATRARVLKAAEELGYHVNHLARGLVRNRSGIVCLIASEVDTPYRANLVRWLTQFLQEAGKIAMLINTDRSDDSVSAALQQAINFRADASIILSGMPDSAITRLCSKHGQHLVLINRDESLPGSLSINLDSRSAAEMAVMAFLRAGCRHLAFANSLAGTPSLMKREKDFLAAADKANLPVTVERFGTTSYESGQILAHRLLTRDKRPDAVFCVTDLIACGFMDEARHRFSLRIPEDLCIVGYDNITQAGWSSYNLTTFAQPVERFARDAVQWLIDAEQQDHTLLLRSEQQSDSRMYEAEVKWRGSVRGG is encoded by the coding sequence ATGAACAATGACAAATGGGTAGTGAGCGCGCAGGACGTCGCGGAACGCGCGGGCGTTTCTCGCTCCGCCGTTTCGCGTACCTACACACCCGGTGCCAGCGTTTCTGAAGCGACCCGCGCCCGTGTTTTGAAGGCCGCCGAGGAGTTGGGGTATCACGTCAATCATCTGGCGCGCGGGCTGGTGCGCAATCGAAGCGGCATCGTTTGTTTGATCGCGTCTGAGGTTGATACGCCCTATCGTGCCAATCTGGTGCGCTGGCTAACCCAGTTTCTGCAGGAAGCGGGCAAAATTGCCATGTTAATTAATACCGATCGCTCTGATGACAGCGTTTCTGCCGCGTTGCAGCAGGCAATTAATTTTCGTGCTGATGCCTCGATTATTCTTTCCGGCATGCCCGACAGCGCGATTACCCGCCTCTGTTCAAAGCATGGACAACATTTGGTGCTGATCAATCGCGATGAATCGCTGCCGGGTTCGTTGAGTATTAATCTCGATTCACGCTCTGCGGCTGAGATGGCAGTGATGGCTTTCTTACGCGCCGGATGTCGTCACCTGGCTTTTGCTAATTCCCTGGCGGGAACGCCCAGCCTGATGAAGCGTGAAAAGGATTTCCTTGCCGCAGCAGACAAAGCAAACTTACCGGTCACAGTAGAACGCTTTGGGACGACCTCTTATGAAAGCGGCCAGATCCTGGCGCATCGGTTGCTGACCCGCGACAAGCGTCCGGATGCGGTTTTCTGCGTTACCGATCTCATTGCTTGTGGTTTTATGGATGAAGCACGCCATCGCTTCTCGTTGAGAATCCCCGAAGATTTATGCATCGTCGGCTATGACAACATCACGCAGGCGGGCTGGTCATCCTATAACCTCACCACCTTTGCGCAGCCTGTGGAGCGCTTTGCCCGCGATGCGGTGCAGTGGCTGATTGACGCTGAACAGCAGGATCACACCCTTCTACTGCGATCGGAACAGCAGAGTGACAGCCGGATGTATGAAGCAGAAGTGAAATGGCGCGGTTCAGTACGTGGCGGTTGA
- the hpxO gene encoding FAD-dependent urate hydroxylase HpxO — translation MKAIVIGGGIGGMSTAIALEKAGYETAVYEAVKEIKPVGAAISIWPNGVKCLNALGMKEALRALGGNMAYMAYNDFASGTTLTRFSMSPLVQQVGEYPYPVARAELQAMLIDTYGRSRINFGKRVIQVEQSENGVIATFDDNSQVSGDFLIAADGTHSVIRQYVVEQAPERRYAGYVNWNGLVEIDESIAPADQWTTFVGEGKRVSLMPVSGNRFYFFFDVPLPKGLPEDRTTLKDDLRGYFSGWAEPVQRLIATINPETTNRVEIHDIEPFSCFVKGRVALLGDAAHSTTPDIGQGGCAAMEDAIVLASTLASHSLGIEDALLRYQSRRVERVKDLVLKARKRCDVTHGKDPVVTAEWYQSLKKETGERVLAGMCETIEGGPFG, via the coding sequence ATGAAAGCGATTGTGATTGGTGGCGGTATCGGCGGGATGAGTACCGCGATTGCACTGGAAAAAGCGGGTTATGAAACGGCAGTCTATGAAGCGGTCAAAGAGATAAAACCGGTAGGCGCGGCAATTTCCATCTGGCCAAATGGCGTGAAGTGTTTAAATGCTTTAGGGATGAAAGAGGCGCTGCGGGCGCTGGGTGGAAATATGGCTTATATGGCCTATAACGATTTCGCTTCAGGCACCACGCTAACGCGCTTTAGCATGTCGCCGCTGGTGCAACAGGTTGGTGAATACCCTTACCCGGTTGCACGCGCAGAACTGCAAGCAATGCTGATTGATACCTATGGGCGCAGCCGTATTAACTTTGGTAAACGCGTTATTCAGGTTGAGCAGAGCGAAAATGGCGTCATTGCGACCTTTGACGATAACAGCCAGGTAAGCGGAGATTTCCTGATTGCTGCTGATGGTACGCATTCCGTTATCCGCCAATATGTCGTCGAGCAGGCGCCAGAACGGCGTTACGCCGGCTATGTTAACTGGAATGGTTTAGTTGAAATTGATGAATCCATTGCGCCAGCCGATCAGTGGACCACTTTTGTCGGTGAAGGCAAACGTGTTTCACTGATGCCTGTGAGTGGGAACCGCTTCTACTTCTTCTTTGATGTGCCATTACCGAAAGGCTTACCCGAAGATCGCACTACCCTTAAAGATGATTTGCGAGGTTATTTCAGCGGCTGGGCTGAACCGGTACAGAGGCTGATCGCGACGATTAATCCAGAGACCACCAATCGGGTTGAAATTCATGATATCGAACCTTTTAGCTGTTTCGTTAAAGGTCGGGTGGCGCTGTTAGGGGATGCGGCACACAGCACCACTCCCGACATTGGCCAGGGCGGATGTGCAGCTATGGAAGATGCCATTGTCCTTGCTTCAACGCTGGCATCACACTCGCTGGGTATAGAAGATGCATTGCTGCGCTATCAGTCGCGGCGCGTTGAGCGAGTAAAGGATTTAGTGCTGAAAGCGCGTAAGCGTTGCGATGTCACGCACGGCAAAGATCCGGTCGTGACGGCTGAATGGTATCAATCGCTGAAAAAAGAGACGGGTGAACGCGTATTAGCAGGAATGTGTGAAACCATCGAAGGCGGTCCATTCGGGTAA